AGCCTGCGAGAAATTGTGACGAGTGTGAAAAATGCTGCTCTTCAGGTCAATCTTTCCGTTGGAGAAAATGAAGGTGCCATTCGTCAACTTGCTGATGAAGCACTTAAACAGGCTGGAGAGATTCATTACACTCTTGATTCGGTAGAGCAGATGACGCTTTCCATTCAAGCCGTGGCAGAGAGTGCTCGTCAAGCAGCAATTGTAGCCCGCACTGCTTCTACCACCGCAGAGGCTGGTGAGATGGCAATGGACTGCACAGTACAAAGTATCTTAAATTTGCAGGAAACGGTTGTAGCAACAGCAGAAAAGATGAAGTGTCTGGGTGAGTCTTCTCAACAAATTTCCAAGGTTGTTTCACTCATTAACGAAATTACTCTCCAAACTAACGTGTTAGCAATCAACGCTAGTATTGAGGCAGCACGTGCAGGTGAGGAAGGTAAAGGTTTTGCAGTGGTAGCAGAAGAAGTCGTTCAACTGGCATCGGAGTCAGGTGCGGCTACTAAAGAAATTGAACAAATTGTTGAAAACATCCAAGGAGAAATCTCTTCAGTGGTTAGGGCTATGGAATTAGGAACTATTCAGGTGGTTGAAGGAGCTCATCTGGTCAAAGATACTAAGATGAGTCTGGGACAAATTTTAGATGTGTCTCGCCGAATCGACCAGCTAGTGGAATCGATTTCCCTCGCTACAGTTTCTCAGGCTCAGACTTCTCACGCCGTTACCCATTTGATGAAGGAAATTGCTCATGTCTCTGAACGCACTTGCGATTCCTCTCACAGAGTTTCTGCTTCTCTACAACAAACTATAGAAGTAGCGGAGCAGTTGCAAGCATCTGTGGGCTTGTTCAAGGTTGGGGGAGACTCATGAAATGGGACATGCATCCCATTAAACGGTATAAAACAGAATTGATGTCTGAGTGAGAAGTGGTGTAACAGCTAAGGTTTAGGCTTTCCACTTTTCTTTCTAGACGTTGGCTAGCTCCCACTTACCAGTTTTTGAAACTCAGGGTTTTTCCGATGCTTAGGATCGAGCCAGCCCAATTTCACCGCATCTTCCAAACTCTTGCCTTCAAGCTTCAAAAACATTGCAGTACGACGCAATAACACTGCTTGCACTTGACTCGCTCCCATGTAGCGAGTAATGTCCCGATCCGTACCTCGATGAAGGACAGTTTTAGCAGCATTGCAGTCTGACTGCACAACGACCCCAGTATGCCTGGTAAAACTGTCTCCAACACGCTTCCCTAAAAGAGTCAACGTGATGGAATCAGTTTGTGACGTATACGCAGCGTTGACCTCTGTGATGACTGAATCACTCCAATCAGCCCATTTTTGTAAACTATCTCGCAGCTTCCCTTTTACCCAACTATTCAGTTTGCGAGACAAAGATTTTGACTGACGCTTGTTTTTAATGGGTTGCGTCAAGTCCTCGGCAAAAACTTTTAGCTTCCGAGAAGCAAACAGAGATTTAGATGCAGTACCAAGCAATGAAGAGATAGCAGCTTGGTCTTTTTTATAACGTTTATTTTCGGTTTTTCTAGACAGATTATTTTCAAGAATGCGTGCAGCTTTTACTGGGTCGTGCTCTTCGTGTTTACGAAAAATAGCAAATAATTTACCCCGCTGGCGATTCTTGTTAGTCATGCGATTTGATTTTTTAGTTAATAGCTTGCCTAAGCCATCCCCATGAACTTTTTCATTTGAATCGATCAAGGCTTCTGTATATCCTTTATCAATACCTATAGGTGTTCTTTCTTCATCAGGCGATTTGGTGTAAATCCCAAAGTTGACTACAAAGTGAAGTTCAAAATGATCTAACTCTGAATTGTAAATAAGTCTAATTTGTCCAGACGGCTTGCGGTTGCTTCTTATATTGAATTGAATCCGCTTGCCTCTATTTAAGCCAGATACATTTAGTCTATATACATAGCGGCTTAAGCGAGTACAAGTGTAGGCTTCTGGCTGATAAACAACCTGATTATCTACCCTGGTATGACCGCGTTCAAACTCGTCTCTCACAATTCGACTCAAAAATGAATCCGAGAGAAATTCAGTAGAATTTAATTTTTGGTAAGCGAGCTTTCGAGTTTCTTCATTTTCCTTCCCAGGATACCTTGCCCAAATTTTCCCCCTTAAATTAGCAATCGTAGCAGCTTGTTGAGCAAGTATAGCTTTAGCGACATCACTGACTGTCCATTCCATCAGTTTGGATGGTAGTCCTAGAGACTCAGGCGTCCTAAATGAACGAACTTCAGGATATGCAGAGCGCCAATTCATTCCCCAGTGCCGAATACTACCAAGTTTGTTGTAAGCTTCAGAACGAACAACACCTAAGCGCTCCATAAGATCCAACAATTCAGACTTAACAGCGTCGTTAATTAAAACAACGTTAACGATCTGTGTTGACATCTGATGAATTTCATTTTTAGGTTTCTTTTTGCGCTTGGTCATTGTTCAATCCTCCTGACAACTATTCATAACACAGAATTGTCCGTTTTGTCAGTCGAGAATTCAGCTTTTCTGAAATTTTCATACTGGCGGAGAAAATAAAGTTTGTCGGAGAAACAATGCTTAATACTCATAAAGTCTTCCATTAATTCTTGGTGAGGTGGTTTGTAAGTACTGTTGAGAATAACGAGAGCGCACCTATGAGCATTGTAAATCCATTCTCCAAGGTAAGACCCAAATCGACATAAGCGCTCCTTGTGTGCAACCACTAGAGTTTTCACTTCTTGCTTTAAAACTTGTTCCATTAGTGCTACAAATTTTTGGCGCTTAAAGTTCAGCCCCGATCCATACTCACGCTTTACATTTATAGTTTGGGTAATTGTTGCCAAGATATTCAATTTGGCTTGTTAGGTCATCTTTTTGGGAAGCAGTAGAAACTCACAGCATAAAGAATGATTGGTCTATCGTCAACCGCAACAACCATTCTTTCTTTGAGATTCAACAAGATAGCGCCGATGTCCACTCCTGAGATTTTCTGCTTTGAATCTTACCATCTCAGAACCTCTACTCAAAGTTTTAGGATGATAGCCGTAGCGCTGTTGAAGCTCACATTGGAGTAATATACATGAATGGGGCGAAATGTCTATTTCACTCCATTATAAACCTATTTATTCCATTATTCTGTGATTTAGTGAAACGGCGACAGAGTGAAGTCTGTCGCCGCCAAGATAGCGCAGGTGGCTTAAGTACTTGCAGCTTGGTCGGAATTAATTGCACCACGCGCATTCAGTGACATCATCACGCGTGAGACACCTGTGGATAGAACGCTAGCACCAACTAGTGTTCCCAAAACCCAAGGGGCATCAGCAGGCCATTGGAACCAAATCATGACACCAAGCACTAAGGTAACAATAGCGTTACCTAATGCCCAAGTCCAATTCTCTTGAGGACGCAGACGGAATGCCAACAGTAACTCGAATACACCTTCTGTTAGTAAAAAGCTACCAAGCAATAAGGTTAGTGTGAGGATTCCTGTGAAGGGATAAATAAACAGCATGATACCAGTTGCTATGTAAAGCCCGCCTAATAACAGTTTCCAAATGAATCCTCCGCGATCGCGGGTTTGTACTGCGTAGGACAGTTTCGCAGCGCCTGAAGAGATGAGTATCAAGGCTACCCAAGTCTCTGCAAAAATTGTCGAAACAGCAGGCATTGCGATCGCACTAATCCCCAAAACAATCAACAAAACACCAATCCACAAAGAGCCATTGGTCTTTTTGTCAATCTCACGAGAAACGTTGGTTGTCATATTATTTTTTCCCTTTGCTTAAATTAAAACCCTACATTTAGGCTAGGGAATTTCTCACGAGTAGCGGTATACCCCAAGGGTATACTTTATAAGGAAAACGGCTGAAAACCCCGAAGTGAAAACAACAAATCTGGATTCATACCGATTTACTACGATTTAACGCTATTGGATAATATGACGAGTCAAAAATATTTATGCCGAAGAAAGTGCATCGATCTTCTAAAATGGCAAAAAAAGTTCGTCAATCTCCTAAAATGGCAGGAAAAGTTCGCAAACGGCATACAACAGCAAAAAGAAGTGGCCCCTCTTCTCAAGAGGTCACCCCATATCCCATAGAGAGATACCATCACCAACCGGGAACAATGCCTGGAGTTCTCTATATTTCTCCCGGTTCTCCACTGCCAAAGATATCGTTAATTGACTATAACGCTATCAATGTTATTCGTAAGGAAATAGCAACTCCAGAAGAGTGTGCTCTCTATTTAGATACACAATCTATTTCTTGGGTGGAGGTACAAGGTCTAGGAGATGAAGACGTTTTGCGACGGTTGGGCAAAGTTTTTAGTTTGCATCCTCTGGTGTTAGAAGATATAGTTAATGTGACAGAGCGTCCAAAAATAGAAGAATATGAAGCCCAATTGGTTATTATTTGCCGCATGGTTGTGCCAAAACCAACAAAACTAGGCTTTCACAGCGAGCAAGTGAGTCTAGTATTGGGAGAAAATTACCTACTCTCGGTACAAGAGGAACCAGAATATGATTGTTTGGATGGGGTAAGAGCGCGAATTTGCAACAATAAAGGGATCATTCGCAAGCGTAGAGCCGATTATCTAGCCTATACTCTACTCGACGCGATTGTGGATGGCTTTTTTCCAGTTTTAGAGCATTATGGCGATCGAATTGAAGAGTTAGAAGAGGAAGCAATCTTTAATCCTACCCGAGAAACACTACAAAAAATTTATAGTGTAAGGCGAGAATTATTGCAACTACGGCGTTATATATGGCCGCAACGGGATGCCATCAATTCACTCATTCGGGATGGCAATGAACTGATTCGTGACGAAGTGCGGATTTACCTGCGAGACTGTTATGACCATACAGTGCAAGTAATGGATATGATTGAGACTTACCGAGAACTTGCATCTGGATTAATGGATGTTTATCTTTCGGCGGTGAGTAACAGGATGAATGAGGTGATGAAGTTTTTGACAATTATGTCATCAATTTTTATTCCACTCACCTTTATTGCCGGAATTTATGGTATGAACTTTAATACAGAAAAGTCCCCGTACAATATGCCCGAACTTAATTGGTACTGGGGCTACTTTCTTTGTTTGGGTGTTATGGTAGCGATCGCAATTAGTCTGATTGTGATTTTCTGGCGGAAAGGCTGGTTCCAGAACTTATCAAAAATTAAAAGTGATTCCAAAAAGTGAGTTTAATATTCAAGCAGAAGTACAGGAGGCTATATATCAAATATGAGAGATGGTGATACAAACTTACTAGTTTTAACACTTTACGTCATTGGCATCACTTACACGTTCAACCAAATGGTTGACTCTATTGATGACCAAATAAAGCTGGAATTCAACAAAGCCAAGGTAGATGAACAACTGAAAGAACAAGAACTTCAAGACAAAATTGGAGTGTCTTTCTCGCTCAAACCAATGTACTCAATCAAAGATCCAAAAGACTTATCCATTAATATTGAAAATAAATCTGAGGATATCATAATATACGTAGACTGGGACAATTGTACTTTTATGGAATTCGATGGAGTTTCACGGCGCGTGATGCGGGAAACACCAGTGGACAAACCAGCTATAATCCGTGACTTAGCTGTCCCTCAAGTGACAAGTGCAATTGTTCCGAAAACAACTTTAAAAGAGAAAGTCTCATCAGAAAGTGTTTTCGAGCTCGACCTGGAAACGAGAATCTATAAAGCACGAGATGAAGCATCGATAGCCAATGTCCTCAAATGGAAATCAAGCCCTGTCAGGGCGC
This genomic interval from Scytonema hofmannii PCC 7110 contains the following:
- a CDS encoding recombinase family protein, producing the protein MATITQTINVKREYGSGLNFKRQKFVALMEQVLKQEVKTLVVAHKERLCRFGSYLGEWIYNAHRCALVILNSTYKPPHQELMEDFMSIKHCFSDKLYFLRQYENFRKAEFSTDKTDNSVL
- a CDS encoding HdeD family acid-resistance protein; amino-acid sequence: MTTNVSREIDKKTNGSLWIGVLLIVLGISAIAMPAVSTIFAETWVALILISSGAAKLSYAVQTRDRGGFIWKLLLGGLYIATGIMLFIYPFTGILTLTLLLGSFLLTEGVFELLLAFRLRPQENWTWALGNAIVTLVLGVMIWFQWPADAPWVLGTLVGASVLSTGVSRVMMSLNARGAINSDQAAST
- the corA gene encoding magnesium/cobalt transporter CorA, encoding MAKKVRQSPKMAGKVRKRHTTAKRSGPSSQEVTPYPIERYHHQPGTMPGVLYISPGSPLPKISLIDYNAINVIRKEIATPEECALYLDTQSISWVEVQGLGDEDVLRRLGKVFSLHPLVLEDIVNVTERPKIEEYEAQLVIICRMVVPKPTKLGFHSEQVSLVLGENYLLSVQEEPEYDCLDGVRARICNNKGIIRKRRADYLAYTLLDAIVDGFFPVLEHYGDRIEELEEEAIFNPTRETLQKIYSVRRELLQLRRYIWPQRDAINSLIRDGNELIRDEVRIYLRDCYDHTVQVMDMIETYRELASGLMDVYLSAVSNRMNEVMKFLTIMSSIFIPLTFIAGIYGMNFNTEKSPYNMPELNWYWGYFLCLGVMVAIAISLIVIFWRKGWFQNLSKIKSDSKK